One Thiocapsa bogorovii DNA segment encodes these proteins:
- a CDS encoding Crp/Fnr family transcriptional regulator: MNQMDRAAILRSSELGTELDETEASVLAGCMGLVRLTNGELLVSEDEQRRTLFLLAEGRLCVCKTVGGVEESLYRMRPGECAGTRAFVDGSARKAALRSEDDSSVLTLEPDDFEALVETHPRLVYKVMRAIFRITHTNLMRVNLERTELANYMLKTGGRY; this comes from the coding sequence ATGAATCAAATGGATCGGGCGGCAATACTACGCAGCTCGGAGCTCGGCACCGAGCTGGACGAGACGGAAGCGTCGGTCCTTGCAGGGTGCATGGGTCTCGTCAGGCTGACCAACGGCGAGTTGCTGGTCTCCGAGGACGAGCAGCGGCGCACCCTGTTTCTGCTGGCGGAGGGCCGTCTATGCGTCTGCAAGACGGTCGGCGGGGTCGAGGAGTCTCTGTATCGGATGCGTCCGGGCGAGTGCGCCGGAACCCGTGCCTTCGTCGACGGCTCCGCACGCAAGGCAGCCTTGCGCTCGGAGGACGACAGCAGCGTTTTGACCCTGGAACCCGACGATTTCGAGGCCCTTGTCGAGACCCATCCGCGGCTGGTCTACAAGGTCATGCGTGCGATCTTCCGTATCACCCACACGAACCTGATGCGGGTCAATCTCGAGCGCACCGAGCTGGCGAATTACATGCTGAAGACCGGCGGGCGCTATTGA
- a CDS encoding nitrate reductase cytochrome c-type subunit — MTMLPRSLALVVGVVLAGSLTFAQDLSWIDEDLGGTVFDSPDPVSFDYLSIDPEDADSTLPTAFEDAPPLIPHSIEESGLITLKSNKCLKCHHDQDLWDQDKDAAEPSPMPESHYVSLRSDPSTIEKKIIGTRYFCTQCHVPQTEANLLVGNDFDVP; from the coding sequence ATGACCATGCTTCCCCGTTCCCTCGCGCTCGTCGTCGGGGTCGTTCTGGCCGGCAGCCTTACCTTTGCACAAGACCTGTCCTGGATCGACGAAGATCTTGGCGGGACCGTCTTCGATTCTCCCGACCCGGTGAGCTTCGACTACCTCTCGATCGATCCCGAGGATGCCGACTCGACCTTGCCGACGGCGTTCGAGGATGCGCCGCCCTTGATCCCGCACAGCATCGAGGAGTCCGGCCTCATTACGCTGAAGAGCAATAAATGCCTGAAATGTCATCACGACCAGGATCTCTGGGATCAGGACAAGGACGCGGCCGAGCCTTCTCCGATGCCCGAGAGCCATTACGTGAGCCTGCGCAGCGATCCGAGCACGATCGAGAAGAAGATCATCGGAACCCGCTACTTCTGTACCCAGTGCCACGTCCCGCAGACCGAGGCGAACCTGCTCGTCGGAAATGATTTCGACGTGCCTTGA
- the napH gene encoding quinol dehydrogenase ferredoxin subunit NapH yields the protein MNRATSTRLWGWRHLILRRVVQIGVLLMFFGTLHWGWSFFGFPVLSGNLSASEVLGQVTLADPFATLQILLTGHLPELEELLGAALVLGVFMILGGRVWCSWVCPVNPVTDFAGFLHRKTWRRNLFGIPRHLRYTVLALALLLSILIELPSFEWVSPIGAMHREIIFGLGLGWTALVGLFLFDWLVVKHGWCGHLCPLGAFYSVVGRHTAQVRVKFDQASCSGCGKCQAICPEPQVLNLKRLAQDGQVVSGECTNCARCIPICPEKSLAFGWRLHQPGPGSAPARHPLITKEDHP from the coding sequence ATGAATAGGGCAACGTCAACTCGCCTCTGGGGCTGGCGCCACTTGATTCTGCGGCGAGTCGTTCAGATCGGCGTCTTGCTGATGTTCTTCGGCACGTTGCATTGGGGCTGGTCTTTCTTCGGTTTCCCCGTGTTGAGCGGCAACCTCAGTGCATCGGAGGTTCTCGGTCAGGTGACGCTCGCCGATCCCTTCGCGACGCTCCAGATCCTGCTGACCGGGCACCTCCCTGAACTCGAGGAGCTTCTGGGCGCGGCGCTGGTCTTAGGCGTTTTCATGATCCTGGGCGGCCGGGTGTGGTGCTCCTGGGTTTGTCCGGTGAATCCAGTCACCGACTTTGCGGGATTTCTGCACCGCAAGACCTGGCGCAGGAACCTCTTCGGGATTCCTCGCCACCTGAGATACACGGTGCTGGCGCTCGCCCTGCTGCTGTCGATCTTAATCGAGCTTCCGTCATTCGAATGGGTCAGCCCGATCGGGGCCATGCATCGCGAGATCATCTTCGGTCTGGGTTTGGGTTGGACCGCATTGGTCGGTCTCTTCTTATTCGACTGGCTGGTCGTCAAGCACGGTTGGTGCGGTCACCTCTGTCCACTCGGCGCCTTTTATTCCGTGGTCGGGCGCCATACCGCCCAGGTCAGGGTCAAATTCGATCAAGCCAGCTGCAGCGGTTGCGGGAAATGCCAAGCGATCTGCCCGGAACCTCAGGTCTTGAACCTCAAACGGCTCGCGCAGGATGGTCAGGTCGTCTCGGGGGAATGTACGAATTGCGCGCGTTGTATCCCGATCTGCCCGGAGAAGAGCTTGGCATTCGGTTGGCGCTTACATCAACCAGGTCCCGGCTCCGCTCCGGCGCGGCATCCGCTCATCACGAAGGAGGATCACCCATGA
- the napG gene encoding ferredoxin-type protein NapG: MWRTHPSEPNAFITSGESPIMTTRRSFIQKSIQGAAVATSGGMLWSYLVIQNARAEPSALRPPGALPDADFNALCIKCGRCVVACPYDTLKLAALGDRAPLGTPCFEPRQIPCYLCHDIPCKAACPTGALSPTLDEVMDSRMGLAFIDTENCLSWQGLRCEICYRVCPLRDKAIHVETRRRELSKHAMLLPMVLSAGCTGCGICENACPTQIAAIKVLPAELIQGKIGDHFRMGWKQADGAMSGPDAGETRKGRLDSAPEQGQVPGLDYLNQAEF; encoded by the coding sequence ATGTGGCGCACGCATCCGAGCGAGCCGAATGCCTTCATCACATCCGGCGAATCACCGATCATGACAACGCGGCGCAGTTTCATACAGAAGAGCATCCAGGGCGCAGCCGTCGCCACGAGTGGCGGTATGCTCTGGTCGTATCTCGTCATTCAGAACGCCCGCGCCGAACCATCGGCCCTGCGCCCGCCCGGTGCGCTGCCGGATGCGGACTTCAATGCCCTCTGCATCAAATGCGGACGTTGCGTCGTCGCCTGTCCCTACGACACCTTAAAACTGGCCGCCTTAGGCGACCGCGCTCCGCTGGGAACACCCTGTTTCGAGCCCCGACAGATCCCCTGCTACCTGTGCCACGACATTCCCTGCAAGGCCGCCTGCCCGACCGGTGCGCTGTCACCGACGCTCGACGAGGTCATGGACTCGCGGATGGGTCTTGCCTTCATCGACACCGAGAATTGTCTCTCCTGGCAGGGTCTGCGTTGCGAGATCTGCTATCGGGTGTGCCCGCTTCGGGACAAAGCCATCCACGTCGAAACCCGACGGCGTGAATTGAGCAAGCACGCAATGCTTCTGCCCATGGTCCTCAGCGCGGGCTGCACGGGCTGCGGAATTTGCGAGAATGCCTGTCCGACCCAGATCGCGGCCATCAAGGTGCTTCCCGCCGAGTTGATTCAAGGCAAGATCGGCGACCACTTCAGGATGGGATGGAAGCAGGCAGACGGCGCGATGTCCGGTCCCGATGCAGGCGAAACCCGGAAGGGACGACTGGATTCCGCACCGGAGCAGGGTCAGGTGCCCGGGCTGGATTATCTGAATCAGGCGGAGTTTTAG
- the napA gene encoding nitrate reductase catalytic subunit NapA encodes MMEPSRRTFLKSGVAAATAMAVGIPISRIAAVAAAETEQDWRWDKGVCRFCGVGCGIMIATQDGKIVATKGDPDAPVNRGLNCVKGYFNGKILYGKDRLTQPLMRMTDGRFDKKGKFTPVTWDRAFDEMAIQFKKAYEEKGPTGIGVIGSGQWLIQEGYAMTKLMKAGLRSNNIDPNARNCMASAVAAFMQVFGVDEPPGNYDDIEYTDTVVAWGANMAEAHPVLWQRVIDRRLGHPEMKVVNITTFRNMTSEGSDLEIIIKPNTDTALLNYLAREIIHRDAVNKAFVDAHCVFCAGPTDIGYGMRATDKFAFDAEKDIQAREIEVTLTRDEAIGRGLDPEQVHTIKQDDAATAGKHWLVGFEDFKAGVEPYTLDFVAELAKGDAEESLDAFKAKLVRLADLYAEPDRKMVSFWTMGFNQHVRGTWVNEQIYSVHLLLGKIAEPGNSPFSLTGQPSACGTAREVGTFSHRLPADMVVDIAKHRDITEQTWKLPPKTLNPKPGSHITKIMRDLEDGSISWVWVQVNNPFQHVANANHWLKAAREQDNFIVVSDAYPSISAKVADLILPVAMIFEKWGGYGNAERRTQVWREQVPPPGEARSDLWQILEFSKRITLAEVWKEQSIPGLKDEGFDEGRLPEVMAAAQEMGYRPEMTLYEALFETPENKAFAWPDPVAKGHDNHTVKHLGVDWFVEKALFEEYAAFGRGHHHDLAPFDVYYQDDVRGLRWPVVDGKETPWRFNAKYDPYVKTGEIEFYGGAMKELVSGDLKGPTTQEKTKFPGKAKIFFRPYAAPVESPDGNYDLWLCTGRLLEHWHTGTMTRRVPELHRAMPAAVLDMNEKDAEERGLKRQDAVWIESRRGKIKAVIETAGRNRPPRGYSFMAFFDESVFVNKLCIDATCPISKEEDFKKTAIKIYKV; translated from the coding sequence ATGATGGAGCCCAGCCGCCGTACCTTTCTGAAATCAGGCGTCGCAGCCGCGACGGCCATGGCCGTCGGAATCCCCATCAGCCGCATCGCCGCCGTTGCGGCAGCCGAGACCGAGCAGGATTGGCGATGGGATAAAGGTGTCTGCCGCTTCTGCGGTGTGGGGTGCGGGATCATGATCGCGACCCAAGACGGCAAGATCGTCGCGACCAAGGGCGATCCCGACGCCCCGGTCAATCGCGGTCTGAACTGTGTGAAGGGCTATTTCAACGGCAAGATCCTCTATGGCAAAGATCGCCTCACGCAGCCCTTGATGCGGATGACCGACGGTCGGTTCGACAAGAAGGGCAAGTTCACACCGGTGACCTGGGATCGGGCCTTCGACGAGATGGCGATCCAGTTCAAGAAGGCCTACGAAGAAAAAGGTCCGACCGGGATCGGCGTGATCGGCTCCGGCCAATGGCTGATCCAGGAAGGCTACGCGATGACCAAGCTGATGAAGGCTGGTCTTCGCAGCAACAACATCGATCCCAACGCGCGCAACTGTATGGCCTCGGCGGTCGCTGCATTTATGCAGGTCTTCGGAGTCGACGAGCCGCCCGGCAACTACGACGACATCGAATACACGGATACGGTCGTCGCCTGGGGCGCGAATATGGCCGAGGCCCATCCGGTCCTCTGGCAACGTGTGATCGACCGGCGCCTCGGTCATCCCGAGATGAAGGTCGTCAATATCACGACCTTTCGGAACATGACATCGGAAGGATCGGATCTCGAGATCATCATCAAGCCGAACACCGACACGGCACTGCTGAACTACCTTGCGCGCGAGATCATCCACCGCGATGCGGTCAATAAAGCCTTCGTCGACGCGCACTGTGTCTTTTGTGCCGGCCCCACCGATATCGGTTATGGGATGCGAGCGACGGACAAGTTCGCCTTCGATGCCGAGAAGGATATCCAGGCCCGCGAGATCGAGGTCACCTTGACGCGGGACGAGGCCATCGGGCGCGGTCTGGATCCGGAGCAGGTGCACACGATCAAACAGGATGATGCGGCAACCGCCGGCAAACATTGGCTGGTCGGCTTCGAGGACTTCAAGGCAGGGGTCGAGCCCTACACGTTGGATTTTGTCGCCGAGCTGGCCAAGGGTGACGCCGAGGAGTCCTTGGATGCCTTCAAGGCCAAGCTCGTGAGGCTGGCCGATCTCTATGCCGAGCCGGATCGAAAGATGGTCAGTTTTTGGACCATGGGATTCAATCAGCATGTCCGCGGGACCTGGGTCAACGAGCAGATCTACAGCGTGCATCTGCTCTTGGGGAAGATCGCCGAGCCCGGCAACAGCCCCTTTTCACTGACCGGCCAGCCTTCCGCGTGCGGCACGGCTCGCGAGGTCGGTACCTTCAGTCACCGTTTGCCGGCCGACATGGTCGTGGATATCGCCAAGCATCGCGACATTACCGAGCAGACCTGGAAGCTGCCGCCCAAGACGCTCAATCCGAAACCCGGGAGCCACATCACCAAGATCATGCGGGACCTGGAAGACGGCTCCATCTCGTGGGTTTGGGTGCAGGTCAATAATCCTTTCCAGCATGTCGCCAATGCCAACCATTGGCTGAAGGCGGCACGCGAGCAAGACAACTTCATTGTCGTCTCCGATGCCTATCCGAGCATCTCGGCCAAGGTGGCCGATCTGATCCTGCCCGTGGCTATGATTTTCGAGAAATGGGGTGGCTACGGGAACGCCGAGCGACGCACGCAGGTCTGGCGCGAGCAGGTGCCCCCACCCGGTGAGGCGCGCAGCGACCTGTGGCAGATCTTGGAGTTTTCCAAACGCATCACCTTGGCGGAGGTCTGGAAGGAACAATCGATTCCCGGTCTCAAGGACGAAGGATTCGACGAGGGGAGGCTCCCGGAGGTGATGGCGGCGGCACAGGAGATGGGCTATCGACCCGAGATGACCTTATACGAAGCGCTCTTCGAGACACCGGAGAACAAGGCGTTTGCTTGGCCCGATCCGGTCGCCAAAGGACACGACAATCACACGGTCAAGCATCTCGGCGTGGATTGGTTTGTGGAAAAGGCGTTGTTCGAAGAGTATGCCGCCTTCGGGCGCGGTCATCATCACGACCTCGCGCCTTTCGATGTCTATTATCAAGACGATGTGCGCGGCCTGCGATGGCCCGTCGTCGACGGCAAAGAGACGCCGTGGCGCTTTAACGCCAAATACGATCCCTATGTGAAGACCGGCGAGATCGAGTTTTACGGCGGTGCCATGAAGGAGCTGGTGAGCGGAGATCTAAAAGGTCCTACGACCCAAGAGAAGACCAAATTCCCCGGCAAGGCGAAGATCTTCTTCAGACCCTACGCCGCACCGGTGGAGTCGCCCGACGGGAACTACGACCTCTGGCTCTGCACCGGGCGTCTGCTCGAGCACTGGCATACCGGCACCATGACGCGCCGCGTTCCCGAGCTGCATCGGGCCATGCCGGCGGCGGTCCTGGACATGAACGAGAAGGACGCCGAGGAGCGCGGGCTCAAGCGTCAGGATGCGGTCTGGATCGAATCCCGACGCGGCAAGATCAAGGCGGTGATCGAGACTGCCGGTCGCAATCGTCCGCCGCGAGGCTATAGCTTCATGGCCTTTTTCGACGAATCGGTATTCGTCAATAAGCTCTGCATCGACGCGACCTGTCCGATCTCCAAGGAGGAGGATTTCAAGAAGACCGCGATCAAGATCTACAAGGTGTAG
- a CDS encoding chaperone NapD, whose product MNLSGILVVVPPARVENTTLALNVLPGVEVHHTVPATGRIVVVQEAETVEGEVAALCRIKALPGVMLAEMVYHVFDETPPEWDAIPAEMAES is encoded by the coding sequence ATGAATCTCTCAGGCATCCTGGTCGTCGTCCCGCCCGCCCGAGTCGAGAACACAACGCTAGCGCTCAATGTGTTGCCCGGCGTCGAGGTCCATCACACGGTGCCTGCGACCGGGCGGATCGTGGTCGTACAAGAGGCCGAGACGGTCGAAGGGGAGGTCGCTGCGCTCTGTCGCATCAAGGCGTTGCCCGGCGTGATGCTGGCCGAGATGGTCTACCACGTCTTCGACGAAACACCGCCGGAATGGGATGCGATCCCCGCGGAGATGGCCGAGTCCTAG
- a CDS encoding CmpA/NrtA family ABC transporter substrate-binding protein, with translation MGIIPDWLRRSAHAGGRDGLEKTRLTLGFIPLTDCAPLVIAKERGFFEKYGLDVELSKETSWANVRDKVSIGILDGAHMLAPMPIASTLGIGPVEKPTVTALSLDLNGNAITVSQALYERMRELDPGAMNHRPYSAVALRQVIEERRAQGGKPLTFAVVFPVSTHAYELRYWMGAAGIDPDTDVRLLVVPPPQMVTQLRAGNIDGFCVGEPWNSVAVAEGLGRVLITNYELWNNNPEKVFGVNLEWAEQYPNTHRALLMALLDAARWTDAPENRASVAELIAPSRYINAPVEIVRQSMTGTFRYALDEAPVAMPDFNVFFRFAATYPWRSHALWFLTQMVRWGQIEKPIDLAAVAAEVYRPDLYREAADALGLASPALDHKREGLHARGWMLEGASIPLAMGPDRFFDGLTFDPADPVGYIAGFDVQRRACSLEALAAANGGPATAATV, from the coding sequence ATGGGCATCATCCCCGATTGGCTCAGACGCAGCGCGCACGCCGGCGGGCGCGACGGACTGGAAAAGACACGCCTGACGCTCGGCTTTATCCCCCTGACGGACTGTGCACCCCTGGTCATCGCCAAAGAACGCGGTTTCTTCGAGAAGTACGGCCTGGACGTGGAACTCTCCAAGGAGACCTCTTGGGCGAACGTTCGCGACAAGGTGAGTATCGGCATCCTGGACGGCGCCCACATGCTCGCACCCATGCCGATCGCGAGCACGCTCGGCATCGGTCCGGTCGAAAAGCCTACCGTCACGGCGCTGAGCCTGGATCTGAACGGCAACGCCATCACGGTCTCGCAGGCACTCTACGAGCGGATGCGCGAGCTGGACCCAGGCGCCATGAACCACCGGCCCTACTCGGCGGTGGCCTTGAGGCAGGTGATCGAGGAGCGGCGCGCGCAAGGCGGCAAGCCGTTGACCTTTGCAGTGGTCTTCCCGGTCTCGACCCATGCCTACGAGCTGCGCTATTGGATGGGCGCCGCCGGGATCGATCCGGATACCGACGTGCGGCTGCTGGTGGTCCCGCCGCCGCAGATGGTGACCCAACTGCGCGCCGGCAACATCGACGGGTTCTGTGTCGGCGAGCCTTGGAATTCGGTCGCCGTCGCCGAGGGTCTCGGGCGTGTCCTCATCACCAACTACGAGCTCTGGAACAACAACCCCGAGAAGGTCTTCGGGGTCAATCTGGAGTGGGCCGAGCAGTATCCCAATACACACCGCGCCCTGCTCATGGCCCTGTTGGACGCAGCGCGCTGGACCGATGCGCCCGAGAATCGCGCGAGCGTCGCCGAGCTGATCGCGCCGAGCCGCTACATCAATGCCCCGGTCGAGATCGTGCGTCAGTCCATGACCGGCACCTTCCGCTATGCGCTCGACGAGGCGCCGGTCGCGATGCCCGACTTCAACGTCTTCTTCCGCTTCGCCGCGACCTATCCCTGGCGATCCCACGCGCTCTGGTTCCTGACCCAGATGGTGCGTTGGGGCCAGATCGAGAAACCGATCGATCTCGCCGCCGTCGCGGCCGAGGTCTATCGACCTGACCTCTATCGGGAGGCGGCCGATGCCTTGGGTCTCGCCTCGCCCGCGCTCGACCACAAGCGCGAGGGGTTGCACGCGCGCGGCTGGATGCTCGAAGGGGCAAGCATCCCGCTGGCGATGGGCCCGGATCGCTTCTTCGACGGATTGACCTTCGATCCCGCCGATCCGGTCGGGTACATCGCCGGTTTCGACGTCCAGCGCCGTGCCTGCTCGCTGGAGGCGCTGGCGGCGGCGAACGGCGGCCCGGCCACGGCGGCGACGGTCTGA
- the nirD gene encoding nitrite reductase small subunit NirD, whose product MTAVVDDMTWLEVGTLDEIPRQGARVLKREQGDIAVFRTAADEVFALLNRCPHRGGPLSEGILYGRNIVCPLHNWCLDLASGEAKGPDEGCAPAYATRVEAGRVFVCAEPN is encoded by the coding sequence ATGACTGCAGTCGTCGACGACATGACTTGGCTTGAAGTGGGTACGCTCGATGAGATCCCTCGCCAAGGTGCGAGGGTGCTTAAACGCGAACAGGGTGATATCGCCGTCTTCAGGACCGCGGCGGACGAGGTGTTCGCCTTGCTCAACCGTTGCCCGCATCGCGGGGGGCCCTTATCGGAGGGGATCCTTTACGGGCGAAACATCGTCTGCCCCCTGCACAATTGGTGTCTCGATCTGGCGAGCGGCGAAGCAAAGGGGCCGGACGAGGGTTGTGCGCCCGCCTATGCGACGCGGGTCGAAGCCGGCCGGGTCTTCGTCTGCGCAGAACCCAATTAA
- the msrB gene encoding peptide-methionine (R)-S-oxide reductase MsrB, which produces MLTWHDVTRFLETGNLKPDRVVEKTDAEWRLHLTDEQYRVARQKGTERPFSSEMCSLFEPGLYACVCCDTLLFDARHKFDSGTGWPSFTQPVKENAIAYHGDNAYGMLRVETTCNTCGAHLGHVFPDGPKPSGLRYCMNAVALVKVRDADAGLGSEGEGR; this is translated from the coding sequence ATGTTGACTTGGCACGACGTCACTCGTTTCCTCGAGACCGGAAACTTGAAACCCGACAGAGTCGTTGAAAAGACCGATGCCGAGTGGCGTCTGCACCTGACCGACGAGCAATATCGAGTCGCTCGGCAGAAGGGCACCGAAAGGCCCTTCAGTTCGGAGATGTGCAGCCTATTCGAGCCCGGGCTTTATGCGTGCGTCTGTTGCGACACCTTATTGTTTGACGCTCGACACAAGTTCGATTCCGGCACTGGATGGCCGTCCTTTACGCAACCCGTCAAGGAGAATGCGATTGCTTACCACGGCGACAACGCTTACGGCATGCTGCGTGTCGAAACCACCTGCAACACCTGTGGCGCCCATCTCGGTCATGTGTTTCCCGATGGCCCGAAACCGAGTGGACTGCGTTACTGCATGAACGCCGTCGCGCTTGTAAAGGTCCGGGACGCCGACGCGGGTCTTGGGTCGGAAGGCGAGGGCCGATAA
- a CDS encoding EamA family transporter produces the protein MAWQVFALGSAFFAGLTAIFGKLGVAGLNSNLATLIRTLVILTMIAGVVTLRGEWQMPRTLEWRAVGFLILSGLATGFSWLLYYRALQLAPASLVAPIDKLSLAFAIVLAVVFLGEAVTLKLVLGGMLILAGVLILAWP, from the coding sequence ATGGCCTGGCAAGTCTTCGCGCTCGGCTCGGCATTTTTCGCGGGCCTGACCGCCATCTTCGGCAAGCTCGGCGTGGCGGGGCTGAATTCCAACCTGGCGACGCTGATCCGCACCCTGGTCATTCTGACGATGATCGCCGGCGTGGTCACGCTGCGCGGGGAGTGGCAGATGCCCCGGACCTTGGAATGGCGTGCCGTCGGTTTCTTGATCCTGTCCGGACTCGCAACCGGCTTTTCATGGCTGCTCTACTATCGCGCGCTGCAATTGGCGCCGGCCTCGCTGGTGGCCCCCATCGACAAATTGAGCCTGGCATTCGCGATCGTCCTGGCCGTGGTCTTCCTCGGCGAGGCCGTGACCCTCAAGTTGGTGCTCGGCGGGATGCTGATTCTTGCAGGCGTCTTGATCCTCGCCTGGCCATGA
- a CDS encoding ATP-binding protein, producing MAASKAGTLDPFYRVPDADGEGSGLGLAIAREAAARQGGRLSLLEPPEGSDLIFRYRQPRIT from the coding sequence GTGGCCGCTTCCAAGGCGGGCACGCTCGACCCCTTCTACCGCGTGCCGGACGCGGACGGGGAGGGCAGCGGGCTAGGACTCGCGATCGCGCGTGAAGCCGCTGCTCGGCAGGGCGGCCGCCTGAGCCTGCTCGAACCTCCCGAAGGCTCGGACCTGATCTTTCGCTATCGGCAGCCTCGAATCACCTAA
- a CDS encoding LOG family protein produces the protein MRLQLDYLKAEQCLEGRGVHHCIVVFGSTRLRQPEDARRELASAREAATETPKDPERARRLRLAEHRLALSRYYDIGRELGRLVGAAGRGAKDSRLIVMTGGGPGAMESANRGAFDVGADSAGLNITLPGEQYPNPYVTPGLCFQFHYFSLRKLHFMKRAAAIVALPGGFGTLDELFGALTLIQTRKVPPMPVVLIGEDYWRRVFDIDYLLEVGSIDAEDIELFWYAETAAEAWNGIRHWHRVNGSALFKEGGDVLPEEENR, from the coding sequence GTGCGTCTGCAGCTCGATTACCTGAAAGCGGAGCAGTGCCTCGAGGGCCGCGGCGTGCATCACTGCATCGTGGTCTTCGGCAGCACACGATTGCGTCAGCCGGAGGACGCCCGGCGCGAGCTGGCAAGCGCCCGGGAGGCGGCGACCGAGACACCGAAGGACCCGGAGCGGGCGCGCCGGCTGAGGCTCGCGGAGCACCGCCTGGCACTGTCGCGGTATTACGACATCGGCCGCGAGCTTGGCCGACTGGTGGGCGCGGCGGGCCGGGGGGCGAAGGATTCACGGCTGATCGTCATGACCGGCGGCGGACCGGGTGCCATGGAATCGGCCAACCGGGGCGCCTTCGACGTGGGTGCCGACAGCGCGGGGCTGAACATCACGCTGCCGGGCGAACAGTATCCGAACCCCTACGTCACCCCCGGTCTGTGCTTCCAGTTCCACTACTTCTCGCTCCGTAAGCTACATTTTATGAAACGTGCCGCGGCCATCGTCGCGCTGCCGGGCGGCTTCGGGACGCTCGATGAGTTGTTCGGGGCGCTGACGCTGATCCAGACCCGCAAGGTGCCGCCGATGCCGGTGGTTCTGATCGGCGAAGACTACTGGCGGCGCGTCTTCGACATCGACTATCTGTTGGAGGTGGGCAGCATCGACGCCGAGGACATCGAGCTGTTCTGGTACGCCGAGACCGCGGCCGAGGCGTGGAACGGCATCCGCCATTGGCACCGCGTCAACGGCAGCGCGTTGTTCAAGGAGGGCGGAGACGTGTTGCCCGAGGAGGAAAACAGATGA